From Streptomyces sp. NBC_00370, a single genomic window includes:
- a CDS encoding MFS transporter, giving the protein MSSVSTEQISGGRVAAAPATAAAPADTRLSPGKPGYRRMSLALFAAGVATFALLYSTQALLPAVSTGLGVTASQASWTVSAATGALALCVLPLSALSERFGRRTLMTASLAVAVALGLLVPFAPNLESLIALRAVQGAALAGLPASAMAFLAEEVRPKALVAAIGMFVAGNSIGGMSGRILTGWVAQLWGWRVALGVVGLLAVGCAAVFRALLPQARHFTPRPLSVAGLARTVRGHLSDPLLLRLYAIGALFMTVFGAVYTVIGYRLVAAPFSLPQGIVGSVFLVYLVGTVSSATAGRLVERLGRRGALYLGAGTTAAGLLLTLSDALAAVLLGLVLITAGFFTGHAVASSSVSRTARTGRAQASALYQSAYYLGSSAGGALGAAAFHAAGWGATVLLGLLAVAGVAAVTLYGTYAARD; this is encoded by the coding sequence ATGTCGTCAGTCAGTACGGAGCAGATCAGCGGTGGCCGGGTGGCCGCCGCGCCCGCCACGGCCGCCGCGCCCGCCGACACGCGGCTGTCCCCCGGGAAGCCCGGCTACCGCCGGATGAGCCTCGCGCTCTTCGCCGCCGGGGTCGCGACCTTCGCCCTGCTCTACTCGACGCAGGCGCTGCTGCCCGCCGTCTCCACCGGTCTCGGGGTCACGGCGAGCCAGGCCAGCTGGACGGTGTCGGCGGCGACCGGCGCGCTCGCGCTGTGTGTGCTGCCGCTGAGCGCGCTCAGCGAACGGTTCGGCAGGCGCACCCTGATGACCGCGTCGCTGGCCGTCGCCGTCGCCCTGGGCCTGCTGGTGCCGTTCGCGCCGAACCTCGAATCGCTGATCGCGCTTCGCGCCGTGCAGGGCGCCGCGCTCGCCGGGCTGCCGGCGTCGGCGATGGCGTTCCTCGCCGAGGAGGTACGGCCCAAGGCGCTGGTCGCGGCGATCGGCATGTTCGTCGCGGGCAACAGCATCGGCGGCATGAGCGGGCGGATCCTCACCGGCTGGGTCGCCCAGCTGTGGGGCTGGCGGGTGGCGCTCGGCGTGGTCGGGCTGCTGGCCGTGGGGTGCGCGGCCGTCTTCCGCGCGCTGCTGCCGCAGGCACGGCACTTCACGCCGCGCCCGCTGAGCGTGGCCGGTCTCGCGCGGACCGTGCGCGGTCATCTGAGCGATCCGCTGCTGCTGCGGCTGTACGCGATCGGCGCGCTGTTCATGACGGTGTTCGGCGCGGTCTACACCGTGATCGGCTACCGGCTGGTGGCGGCGCCCTTCAGCCTGCCGCAGGGGATCGTCGGCTCGGTCTTCCTCGTCTATCTGGTCGGTACGGTCTCCTCGGCGACCGCGGGCCGGCTCGTCGAACGGCTCGGCAGGCGCGGCGCGCTGTACCTGGGAGCGGGTACGACGGCGGCCGGGCTGCTGCTGACGCTGTCGGACGCGCTGGCCGCCGTGCTGCTGGGGCTCGTACTGATCACGGCGGGCTTCTTCACCGGTCACGCGGTCGCCTCCTCGTCGGTGAGCCGTACGGCGCGGACCGGTCGTGCGCAGGCCTCCGCGCTGTACCAGTCGGCGTACTACCTGGGCAGCAGCGCGGGCGGTGCGCTGGGCGCCGCCGCCTTCCACGCCGCGGGCTGGGGCGCGACGGTGCTGCTGGGGCTGCTCGCGGTCGCCGGGGTCGCCGCCGTCACGCTGTACGGGACGTACGCGGCCCGCGACTGA
- a CDS encoding LysR family transcriptional regulator, with product MVHEPSSRPYQDPESWSELLAPRLAQFAAAARHEHVTRAAQELGVPQSTLSRALVRLEQDLGVGLFARKGRTVALTHAGRTFLAAVERALAEVERAAETVRADADPASGRVVFGFLHTMGSETVPALIRAFRADHPRVRFQLVQNYGEAMLEGLRAGTLDLCLTSPVPDSPDLVGHRLDEQRLRLVVPDDHPLAARRRVRLAEAAEEAFVTLEPGYGLRRITDDLCAEAGFRPRVAFEGEEAETLRGLVAAGLGVALLPPPAVPRPGVVELTVTAPRAVREIGIAWLDGYEDTPPVAAFKRFLLSRRGQLLPD from the coding sequence ATGGTGCATGAACCCAGCTCACGGCCGTATCAGGACCCCGAGTCCTGGTCCGAACTGCTCGCGCCCCGCCTCGCGCAGTTCGCCGCGGCGGCCCGCCACGAACACGTCACCCGGGCAGCCCAGGAGCTGGGGGTCCCGCAGTCCACCCTCTCCCGGGCGCTGGTCAGGCTCGAACAGGACCTGGGCGTAGGGCTGTTCGCCCGCAAGGGCCGTACGGTCGCGCTCACCCACGCGGGCCGGACCTTCCTCGCCGCGGTGGAACGCGCCCTCGCCGAGGTGGAGCGCGCGGCCGAGACCGTACGGGCCGACGCCGACCCGGCGTCCGGCCGGGTCGTCTTCGGCTTCCTGCACACCATGGGCTCGGAGACCGTGCCCGCGCTGATCCGCGCCTTCCGCGCCGACCACCCCCGCGTCCGCTTCCAACTCGTGCAGAACTACGGCGAGGCGATGCTGGAGGGGCTGCGCGCCGGAACGCTCGACCTGTGTCTGACCTCGCCCGTGCCGGACAGCCCCGACCTGGTCGGCCACCGGCTCGACGAGCAGCGGCTGCGGCTCGTCGTCCCCGACGACCACCCGCTCGCCGCCCGGCGCCGGGTCCGCCTCGCCGAGGCGGCCGAGGAGGCGTTCGTCACCCTGGAACCCGGCTACGGGCTGCGCAGGATCACCGACGACCTCTGCGCCGAGGCCGGCTTCCGGCCGCGCGTCGCCTTCGAGGGCGAGGAGGCCGAGACGCTGCGCGGTCTCGTCGCCGCGGGGCTCGGCGTCGCCCTGCTCCCGCCACCGGCCGTGCCGCGCCCGGGAGTTGTCGAACTGACCGTCACGGCGCCGCGCGCCGTACGGGAGATCGGCATCGCCTGGCTCGACGGCTACGAGGACACCCCGCCGGTGGCCGCCTTCAAGCGGTTCCTGCTCTCCCGGCGCGGCCAACTGCTCCCGGACTGA
- a CDS encoding ABC transporter permease — MTATMTETPPPAAPKAPGAGSRRSKLSFSRILLIIAGALILVSAVRILTGSDQLDSVGQISAALGLAVPIGLAGLAGLWSERAGVVNIGLEGMMILGTFGAGWIGWQSSPWLGLLAGVGFGVLGGLLHAVVTVTFGVDHIVSGVAINLLALGVTQYLAKIFFNSGKALEAGGNPKQSPPVDSIPDVTIPGLSSGLNSLANHHWFLISDIAGILGGLITNLSVLTIFAALLFVVTWWVLWKTPFGLRLRSCGENPIAAESLGVNVYSYKYMAVAISGGLAGLGGAFLATVPSHIYLENQTGGRGYIGLAAMIFGNWRPGGLAMGAGLFGFSDALQLRNGGDTVHALLLLLVVLLVLLAAWKAYKKVKVQAIASAVMAAVILVWYLLTDTVPDDFVGATPYVVTLLVLSLSAQRLRMPKADGMRYRRGQGQ; from the coding sequence ATGACCGCCACGATGACCGAGACCCCGCCTCCCGCGGCCCCGAAGGCACCGGGCGCCGGATCGCGGCGGTCCAAGCTGTCCTTCTCGCGGATCCTGCTGATCATCGCGGGCGCGCTGATACTGGTCTCCGCCGTCCGGATCCTCACCGGCTCCGACCAGCTCGACTCCGTCGGCCAGATCAGCGCCGCCCTCGGTCTCGCCGTACCGATCGGCCTCGCCGGCCTCGCCGGTCTCTGGTCCGAGCGTGCGGGCGTGGTCAACATCGGCCTCGAAGGCATGATGATCCTCGGCACGTTCGGCGCCGGCTGGATCGGCTGGCAGTCCAGCCCCTGGCTCGGACTGCTCGCGGGCGTCGGCTTCGGCGTGCTCGGCGGTCTGCTGCACGCCGTGGTCACGGTCACCTTCGGTGTCGACCACATCGTCTCCGGTGTGGCGATCAACCTGCTCGCCCTCGGCGTCACCCAGTACCTCGCCAAGATCTTCTTCAACTCCGGCAAGGCACTGGAGGCGGGCGGCAACCCCAAGCAGTCGCCGCCCGTCGACTCGATCCCGGACGTGACCATCCCCGGGCTCTCCTCGGGGCTGAACTCGCTCGCCAACCACCACTGGTTCCTGATCTCCGACATCGCCGGCATCCTCGGCGGTCTGATCACCAACCTCTCGGTACTGACGATCTTCGCCGCGCTGCTCTTCGTCGTGACCTGGTGGGTGCTCTGGAAGACCCCGTTCGGGCTGCGGCTGCGCTCCTGCGGTGAGAACCCGATCGCGGCCGAGTCGCTCGGCGTCAACGTGTACTCGTACAAGTACATGGCCGTCGCGATCTCCGGCGGGCTCGCCGGACTCGGCGGGGCGTTCCTCGCGACCGTCCCCTCGCACATCTACCTGGAGAACCAGACCGGCGGCCGCGGCTACATCGGTCTCGCCGCGATGATCTTCGGCAACTGGCGGCCGGGCGGACTCGCCATGGGCGCGGGACTGTTCGGCTTCTCCGACGCGCTCCAGCTGCGCAACGGCGGTGACACCGTGCACGCGCTGCTGCTCCTGCTGGTGGTGCTGCTCGTGCTGCTCGCCGCGTGGAAGGCGTACAAGAAGGTCAAGGTCCAGGCCATCGCGAGCGCGGTCATGGCCGCGGTCATCCTGGTCTGGTACCTGCTGACGGATACCGTGCCCGACGACTTCGTCGGCGCCACCCCGTACGTCGTCACGCTGCTGGTGCTGTCGCTGTCCGCGCAGCGGCTGCGGATGCCGAAGGCGGACGGGATGCGCTACCGAAGGGGGCAGGGCCAGTGA
- a CDS encoding sigma-70 family RNA polymerase sigma factor — protein MTDLATTENLDVRLEKHRTELTGYCYRMLGSAFEAEDAVQDTMVRAWRSFDKFEGRSSLRSWLYRIATNVCLDMLNAGNRRARPMDLSAPTPVAQAQLNSRPEITWLEPVPDGRVLPSVTDPAEAAVERETIRLAFMAALQHLPPKQRAVLILREVLAWKASEVAELLDTTVASVNSALQRARATLAESAPAATDTADPLDEEQKELLERYVAAFEGYDMKALTALLHEDATLSMPPYDLWLQGHDNIVGWMLGVGSVCRDSRLVPVVANGSPAFAHYHQAEDGNGHTPWALMVIEIVDGRITGINSFLDTDRWFPMFDLPMRLEKE, from the coding sequence ATGACTGATCTCGCGACGACCGAGAATCTGGACGTCCGGCTGGAGAAACACCGGACGGAGCTGACCGGCTACTGCTACCGCATGCTGGGCTCCGCCTTCGAGGCCGAGGACGCCGTGCAGGACACGATGGTGCGCGCGTGGCGCAGCTTCGACAAGTTCGAGGGCAGGTCGTCGCTGCGGTCGTGGCTGTACCGCATCGCGACGAACGTCTGCCTGGACATGCTGAACGCGGGCAACCGCAGGGCCCGGCCGATGGATCTGTCGGCTCCGACGCCGGTGGCCCAGGCGCAGCTCAACAGCCGCCCGGAGATCACCTGGCTGGAGCCGGTGCCGGACGGCCGGGTACTGCCTTCGGTGACGGACCCGGCGGAGGCCGCTGTGGAGCGCGAGACGATCCGGCTGGCCTTCATGGCGGCGTTGCAGCATCTGCCGCCGAAGCAGCGCGCGGTGCTGATCCTGCGGGAGGTGCTGGCCTGGAAGGCGAGCGAGGTCGCCGAGCTGCTGGACACGACGGTCGCCTCCGTGAACAGCGCGCTGCAGCGGGCGCGGGCGACGCTCGCCGAGTCGGCGCCGGCCGCCACGGACACGGCGGACCCGCTGGACGAGGAGCAGAAGGAGCTGCTGGAGCGCTATGTCGCGGCCTTCGAGGGCTACGACATGAAGGCGCTCACGGCGCTCCTCCACGAGGACGCGACGCTGTCCATGCCGCCGTACGACCTGTGGCTCCAGGGCCACGACAACATCGTGGGCTGGATGCTCGGTGTCGGATCGGTCTGCCGCGACTCGCGACTGGTCCCGGTCGTCGCCAACGGCTCACCCGCGTTCGCCCACTACCACCAGGCGGAGGACGGCAACGGCCACACGCCGTGGGCGCTGATGGTCATCGAGATCGTGGACGGCCGGATCACGGGGATCAACTCCTTCCTGGACACGGACCGCTGGTTCCCGATGTTCGACCTGCCGATGCGCCTCGAAAAGGAATGA
- a CDS encoding PspC domain-containing protein: protein MAASLVRPREGRMIGGVCAALARRFGTSANTMRVIFVVSCLLPGPQFLLYLALWVLLPGEKTASAAW from the coding sequence ATGGCCGCATCACTTGTCCGCCCCCGCGAAGGGCGCATGATCGGCGGGGTGTGCGCGGCGCTGGCACGGCGCTTCGGCACCTCGGCGAACACCATGCGCGTGATCTTCGTGGTGTCCTGTCTGCTGCCGGGTCCCCAGTTCCTGCTCTACCTGGCGCTGTGGGTACTGCTGCCGGGCGAGAAGACGGCATCGGCCGCCTGGTAG
- a CDS encoding ATP-binding protein, with protein MKQSAVKTIGAVALGAAFAATAAGSASAAPLPDPAGALDTVTQTLPVDEVASQLPAGASDGVTASRSALGTVRQTSPQVLDAVKTANPVGGLLGGLPVNGLAQGGLPVNGIPLGG; from the coding sequence ATGAAGCAGTCCGCCGTCAAGACCATCGGTGCCGTTGCTCTCGGTGCCGCCTTCGCAGCCACCGCAGCGGGCAGCGCGTCAGCCGCGCCCCTGCCCGACCCGGCCGGCGCGCTCGACACCGTCACCCAGACCCTGCCCGTCGACGAGGTCGCCTCCCAGCTCCCGGCCGGCGCGTCGGACGGGGTGACGGCGAGCCGCAGCGCGCTGGGCACCGTCCGGCAGACCTCCCCGCAGGTGCTCGACGCCGTCAAGACCGCCAACCCCGTGGGCGGCCTCCTCGGCGGGCTGCCGGTCAACGGGCTCGCGCAGGGCGGGCTGCCCGTCAACGGAATCCCGCTCGGCGGCTGA
- a CDS encoding HAD family hydrolase — translation MTHDPVELVIFDCDGVLVDSERIAVQVDAQVFAKLGIHFTEAEIVERFVGCSAEDFDAAVEERLGRPLEPGWHREFTHLYDAAFAAGLTVIDGVGDVLERLGIPFCVASNNSHDGIRRNLTTTGLYGHFEGRVFCASDVARGKPAPDLFLHAARTLGVPPARCAVVEDSPYGIAAARAAGMRAFGYSGGLTPAHRLTGPGTVVFRDMRDLPALLTGRPVN, via the coding sequence ATGACCCACGATCCTGTCGAACTGGTGATATTCGACTGCGACGGTGTCCTGGTGGACAGCGAGCGCATAGCCGTCCAGGTGGACGCCCAGGTCTTCGCCAAGCTGGGCATCCACTTCACGGAGGCGGAGATCGTCGAGCGGTTCGTCGGCTGCTCGGCGGAGGACTTCGACGCGGCGGTCGAGGAGCGGCTGGGCCGCCCGCTGGAGCCGGGCTGGCACCGCGAGTTCACCCACCTCTACGACGCGGCGTTCGCCGCGGGGCTGACGGTGATCGACGGAGTCGGTGACGTACTGGAGCGCCTGGGTATCCCGTTCTGCGTCGCGTCGAACAACAGCCACGACGGGATCCGCCGGAATCTCACCACGACGGGCCTGTACGGCCACTTCGAGGGCCGCGTCTTCTGCGCGTCCGACGTCGCCCGGGGCAAACCGGCCCCGGACCTGTTCCTGCACGCGGCCCGCACCCTGGGCGTCCCCCCGGCCCGCTGCGCGGTGGTGGAGGACAGCCCGTACGGCATCGCGGCGGCACGAGCGGCCGGCATGCGCGCCTTCGGCTACAGCGGCGGCCTCACCCCGGCCCACCGCCTCACCGGCCCGGGCACGGTCGTCTTCCGCGACATGCGCGACCTCCCGGCCCTGCTGACGGGCCGCCCCGTCAACTGA
- a CDS encoding thymidine phosphorylase: protein MDVISVIRTKRDRGELSPEQIDWVIDAYTRGEVADEQMAALAMAILLNGMNRAEIARWTAAMIASGERMDFSALSRPTADKHSTGGVGDKITLPLAPLVAACGAAVPQLSGRGLGHTGGTLDKLESIPGWRATLSNAEMLDVLDTTGAVICAAGDGLAPADKKLYALRDVTGTVEAIPLIASSIMSKKIAEGTGSLVLDVKVGSGAFMKTIEDARELASTMVGLGNDHGVRTVALLTDMATPLGRTAGNALEVRESVEVLAGGGPADVVELTLALAREMLDAAGLKDADPEKALADGSAMDVWRRMIAAQGGAPDAPLPVACEQHVITAPATGVLTRLDAYGVGVAAWRLGAGRARKEDTVQAGAGIELHAKPGDQVTAGEPLLTLHTDTPEKFAYAEEALASAYDIAATGTAYEPTRVVRERIA from the coding sequence ATGGACGTCATCTCAGTCATCCGCACCAAGCGGGACCGGGGCGAACTCAGCCCGGAGCAGATCGACTGGGTGATCGACGCCTATACGCGCGGCGAGGTCGCCGACGAACAGATGGCGGCGCTGGCCATGGCGATCCTGCTGAACGGCATGAACCGGGCGGAGATCGCCCGCTGGACGGCGGCGATGATCGCCTCGGGCGAGCGCATGGACTTCTCCGCGCTGTCGCGGCCCACCGCCGACAAGCACTCGACGGGCGGCGTCGGCGACAAGATCACCCTGCCGCTCGCCCCGCTCGTCGCCGCGTGCGGCGCCGCCGTACCGCAGCTCAGCGGACGCGGCCTCGGCCACACCGGCGGCACGCTCGACAAGCTGGAGTCCATCCCCGGCTGGCGCGCCACCCTCAGCAACGCCGAGATGCTGGACGTCCTCGACACCACGGGCGCCGTGATCTGCGCCGCCGGCGACGGTCTCGCCCCCGCCGACAAGAAGCTGTACGCGCTGCGCGACGTGACGGGCACGGTCGAGGCGATCCCGCTGATCGCCTCCTCGATCATGTCCAAGAAGATCGCCGAGGGCACGGGCTCGCTGGTGCTGGACGTCAAGGTCGGCTCCGGCGCGTTCATGAAGACCATCGAGGACGCCCGCGAACTGGCCTCGACCATGGTGGGCCTCGGCAACGACCACGGGGTCCGCACGGTCGCCCTGCTCACGGACATGGCGACCCCGCTCGGCCGCACCGCGGGCAACGCGCTCGAAGTCCGCGAGTCCGTCGAGGTCCTGGCGGGCGGCGGCCCCGCCGACGTGGTGGAGCTGACCCTCGCGCTGGCGCGCGAAATGCTCGACGCGGCGGGCCTGAAGGACGCCGACCCGGAGAAGGCCCTGGCCGACGGCTCGGCGATGGACGTCTGGCGCCGCATGATCGCAGCCCAGGGCGGCGCCCCGGACGCCCCGCTCCCGGTGGCCTGCGAACAGCACGTCATCACGGCCCCCGCCACCGGCGTCCTCACCCGCCTCGACGCGTACGGCGTAGGCGTAGCCGCCTGGCGCCTGGGCGCGGGCCGCGCCCGCAAGGAGGACACGGTCCAGGCAGGCGCGGGCATCGAACTCCACGCGAAGCCGGGCGACCAGGTGACAGCGGGCGAACCCCTCCTCACCCTCCACACGGACACCCCGGAAAAGTTCGCCTACGCCGAGGAGGCCCTGGCGTCCGCGTACGACATCGCGGCCACGGGAACGGCGTACGAGCCGACCCGGGTGGTGCGGGAACGCATCGCCTGA
- a CDS encoding STAS domain-containing protein — MADTKPIVLVLAGRPTPADVRRLCDDWAALDARAPAGADVVCDVGGLTRPGLDAVSALARLRLLAGRSGRRVRVRGAGQELLLLLELVGLAGLAGDGATGTTPKGEAPA; from the coding sequence GTGGCTGACACGAAACCGATCGTCCTCGTCCTGGCCGGCCGGCCCACCCCGGCCGATGTGCGCCGGCTCTGCGACGACTGGGCCGCGCTGGACGCGCGGGCCCCGGCGGGCGCCGATGTCGTCTGCGACGTCGGCGGCCTCACCCGGCCGGGCCTGGACGCGGTCAGCGCCCTGGCCCGGCTGCGGTTGCTCGCGGGCCGCAGCGGGCGCCGGGTGCGGGTGCGGGGCGCGGGCCAGGAGTTGCTGCTGTTGCTGGAGCTGGTCGGCCTTGCCGGTCTGGCCGGGGACGGTGCGACGGGCACCACCCCGAAGGGAGAGGCGCCGGCCTGA
- a CDS encoding adenosine deaminase, which yields MTSQTFRPPTADQIRRAPKVLLHDHLDGGLRPGTIIELAREVGYEALPEHESDKLGIWFREAADSGSLERYLETFAHTCAVMQTREALFRVASECAQDLAEDGVVYAEVRYAPEQHLERGLSLEEVVEAVNAGFREGERLARESGHRIRIGALLTAMRHAARALEIAELANRYRDLGVVGFDIAGAEAGFPPTRHLDAFEYLKRENNHFTIHAGEAFGLPSIWQALQWCGADRLGHGVRIIDDITVADDGTVTLGRLAAYVRDKRIPLELCPSSNLQTGAAASYREHPIGLLRKLHFRATVNTDNRLMSGTSMSREFELLVDTFDYALDDMQWFTVNAMKSAFIPFDERLAMINDVIKPGYAELKSEWLFKQTAVTSDSLS from the coding sequence ATGACGAGCCAGACCTTCCGACCGCCCACAGCCGACCAGATCCGCCGTGCCCCCAAGGTCCTTCTCCATGACCATCTGGACGGCGGACTGCGCCCCGGCACGATCATCGAACTCGCGCGCGAGGTCGGCTACGAGGCACTGCCGGAGCACGAGTCCGACAAGCTGGGCATCTGGTTCCGCGAGGCGGCCGACTCCGGTTCGCTGGAACGCTATCTGGAGACGTTCGCGCACACCTGCGCCGTCATGCAGACGCGTGAGGCGCTGTTCCGGGTGGCCTCGGAGTGCGCGCAGGACCTCGCAGAGGACGGCGTCGTGTACGCGGAGGTGCGCTACGCGCCCGAGCAGCACCTGGAGCGCGGGCTGAGCCTCGAAGAGGTCGTCGAGGCCGTCAACGCGGGCTTCAGGGAAGGCGAGCGGCTGGCCAGGGAGAGCGGCCACCGGATCAGGATCGGCGCCCTGCTCACCGCGATGCGGCACGCGGCGCGCGCCCTGGAGATCGCCGAACTGGCCAACCGCTACCGGGATCTGGGCGTCGTCGGCTTCGACATCGCGGGCGCCGAGGCCGGCTTCCCGCCCACCCGTCACCTCGACGCCTTCGAGTATCTGAAGCGGGAGAACAACCACTTCACGATCCACGCGGGCGAGGCGTTCGGGCTGCCGTCGATCTGGCAGGCGCTCCAGTGGTGCGGCGCCGACCGGCTCGGCCACGGCGTGCGGATCATCGACGACATCACCGTCGCCGACGACGGCACGGTCACCCTGGGCAGGCTCGCCGCGTACGTACGGGACAAGCGCATCCCGCTGGAGCTGTGCCCCAGCTCCAACCTGCAGACCGGCGCCGCCGCCTCGTACCGTGAACACCCCATCGGGCTGCTGCGTAAACTGCATTTCCGGGCGACCGTGAATACGGACAACCGGCTGATGAGCGGTACGAGCATGAGCCGCGAATTCGAGCTGCTGGTCGACACGTTCGACTACGCACTCGACGACATGCAGTGGTTCACGGTCAATGCGATGAAATCAGCATTCATTCCTTTCGATGAACGACTCGCCATGATCAACGATGTGATCAAGCCCGGATATGCCGAGTTGAAGTCCGAATGGCTGTTCAAGCAGACGGCTGTGACCAGCGACTCTCTCTCCTGA
- a CDS encoding cytidine deaminase: protein MTAGAVDWDALRAAARDAKSRAYAPYSKYPVGAAALVDDGRTVTGCNVENASYGISLCAECGLVSALLLSGGGRLTHFTCVDGAGDVLVPCGRCRQLLYEFGGPALVLETPAGLRTLDQMLPQAFGPQHLN, encoded by the coding sequence GTGACGGCGGGCGCCGTCGACTGGGACGCCCTGCGCGCGGCCGCGCGGGACGCCAAGTCCCGCGCGTACGCGCCGTACTCCAAGTACCCCGTCGGTGCGGCCGCGCTGGTCGACGACGGGCGTACGGTCACCGGCTGCAACGTGGAGAACGCCTCGTACGGCATCAGCCTGTGCGCGGAGTGCGGACTCGTCTCGGCGCTGCTGCTCAGCGGCGGCGGCCGGCTCACCCACTTCACCTGCGTCGACGGGGCCGGCGACGTGCTGGTCCCGTGCGGGCGCTGCCGCCAGCTGCTGTACGAGTTCGGCGGCCCCGCCCTGGTGCTGGAGACCCCGGCGGGGCTGCGCACCCTCGATCAGATGCTGCCGCAGGCGTTCGGCCCGCAGCATCTGAACTGA
- a CDS encoding VanZ family protein: MAGFALLLMHLLLVGWLTLRPLDVTWVSAANLRPFAGIRADVALGPFEAARRIIGGVVLLAPLGVLLPMAGGRLHVSPWASLARTVAAGALISLGIELLQTGVPGRVADVDSVLLGTLGVALAHVLFVPAGRARLRRERLGGRDDVRAAEGIPQEETPAGATPTIPRVRIAP, from the coding sequence ATGGCGGGATTCGCTCTCCTCCTCATGCATCTGCTGCTCGTGGGGTGGCTGACACTCCGTCCCCTGGACGTGACGTGGGTGAGCGCGGCCAATCTGCGCCCCTTCGCCGGCATCCGGGCCGATGTGGCGCTCGGCCCCTTCGAGGCGGCGAGACGGATCATCGGCGGTGTCGTCCTGCTGGCCCCGCTCGGTGTGCTGCTGCCGATGGCGGGCGGCCGGCTCCATGTCTCCCCCTGGGCCTCGCTGGCCCGCACGGTCGCGGCGGGCGCGCTGATCTCGCTGGGCATCGAGCTGTTGCAGACGGGGGTGCCCGGCCGGGTCGCCGACGTGGACTCGGTGCTGCTGGGCACCCTGGGCGTGGCGCTCGCGCATGTGCTGTTCGTACCGGCCGGGCGGGCGAGGCTGCGCCGTGAGCGGCTGGGCGGCCGGGATGACGTACGGGCGGCGGAAGGCATCCCGCAGGAGGAGACCCCCGCCGGCGCGACCCCGACGATTCCCAGGGTCCGCATCGCACCGTAG
- a CDS encoding dienelactone hydrolase family protein has translation MVLVLPAGEPFSVRRPTRVSRAAVQPLAKSLGRAGAPEGLLVHVVRYRNRGWNGPDAHPSADAEWAVDEVGRRYGDVPVCLAGYGMGGRAALRAAGHPAVNSVLAMAPWLPDDDTAETAEPVRQLVGRRVLIVHGTNDTRTDPELSFRLAERAKKANRDTCRFEVHSDGHALRQHHAEVLALATDFVMGSLLSRAYSRPVADALAAPPPLGLRMPLAAGFGRSLRP, from the coding sequence GTGGTGCTCGTGCTCCCCGCGGGTGAGCCCTTCTCCGTACGCAGACCGACGCGCGTGTCGCGGGCCGCCGTGCAGCCGCTCGCCAAGTCGCTCGGCAGAGCGGGCGCGCCCGAGGGGCTGTTGGTGCATGTGGTGCGCTACCGCAACCGTGGCTGGAACGGCCCCGACGCGCATCCGTCGGCCGACGCCGAGTGGGCGGTGGACGAAGTCGGCCGCCGCTACGGCGATGTGCCGGTCTGTCTGGCCGGGTACGGGATGGGCGGCCGGGCCGCCCTGCGCGCCGCCGGGCATCCGGCGGTCAACTCCGTCCTCGCGATGGCGCCTTGGCTGCCGGACGACGATACGGCCGAGACGGCGGAGCCGGTGCGGCAGCTGGTGGGGCGGCGGGTGCTGATCGTGCACGGCACGAACGACACGCGCACCGACCCCGAACTCTCCTTCCGGCTCGCCGAACGCGCCAAGAAGGCGAACCGCGACACCTGCCGGTTCGAGGTGCACTCCGACGGTCACGCGCTGCGCCAGCACCACGCCGAAGTCCTCGCGCTGGCGACGGACTTCGTCATGGGTTCGCTGCTGTCGCGGGCGTACTCGCGACCGGTCGCCGACGCGCTGGCTGCGCCGCCGCCACTGGGGCTGCGGATGCCGCTGGCGGCGGGCTTCGGGCGGTCGTTACGGCCCTAG